A part of Micromonospora chersina genomic DNA contains:
- a CDS encoding type I restriction-modification system subunit M has protein sequence MITGELKSKIDRVWDAFWSGGISNPLEVIEQITYLLFIKRLDDLHTLEENKANRLGKPMERRIFPEGCDDQGRKYDDLRWSHFKSAAPAEMFEIVGQRVFPFLRTLGGDGSTYSHHMKDARFTIPNPALLARVVDMLGQIPMEDRDTKGDLYEYMLGKIATAGHNGQFRTSRHVIQLMVEMTAPTPTDEICDPACGTAGFLVEAGEYVRRTHPNALFDAVQRKHFHESMFHGFDFDSTMLRIGSMNMLLHGVENPDIRYRDSLAENVSYESEKYSLILANPPFAGSLDYESTSKDLQRIVKTKKTELLFLALFLRLLKPGGRAAVIVPDGVLFGSSKAHKELRRMLVEDQKLDGVVKLPAGTFRPYSGVSTAILLFTKTNSGGTDNVWFYEVTADGWSLDDKRTPLLPAGKLGPTPDVALTEDEHTRNNLPDALGRWFRRDGDELQRARTEQSFCVPKADIVEQGYDLSLNRYKEVVHEEIEHRSPLDILADLERLESEIRQGMADLKAMLG, from the coding sequence GTGATCACCGGTGAATTGAAGAGCAAGATCGACCGCGTCTGGGATGCCTTCTGGTCCGGTGGCATCTCGAACCCGTTGGAGGTGATCGAGCAGATCACCTACCTGCTTTTCATCAAGCGGCTCGATGACCTGCACACGCTGGAGGAGAACAAGGCGAACCGGCTGGGCAAGCCGATGGAGCGCCGGATCTTCCCGGAGGGCTGCGACGACCAGGGACGCAAGTACGACGACCTCCGCTGGTCGCACTTCAAGAGCGCTGCGCCAGCCGAGATGTTCGAGATCGTCGGACAGCGGGTCTTCCCGTTCCTCCGGACGCTCGGCGGCGACGGGTCGACGTACTCGCACCACATGAAGGACGCCCGGTTCACCATCCCCAACCCGGCGCTGCTCGCCCGCGTGGTCGACATGCTCGGCCAGATCCCGATGGAGGACCGGGACACCAAGGGCGACCTCTACGAGTACATGCTCGGCAAGATTGCCACGGCCGGGCACAACGGACAGTTCCGCACGTCACGGCACGTCATCCAGCTGATGGTCGAGATGACGGCGCCGACACCGACCGACGAGATCTGCGACCCAGCCTGCGGCACCGCGGGCTTCCTCGTCGAGGCTGGCGAGTACGTCCGCCGAACACATCCGAATGCGCTGTTCGACGCCGTGCAGCGCAAGCACTTCCACGAGAGCATGTTCCACGGCTTCGACTTCGACAGCACCATGCTGCGGATCGGCAGCATGAACATGCTCCTGCACGGCGTGGAGAACCCCGACATCCGCTACCGCGACTCGCTGGCCGAGAACGTCAGCTACGAGTCGGAGAAGTACTCGCTGATCCTGGCCAACCCGCCGTTCGCCGGTAGCCTCGACTACGAGAGCACGTCCAAGGATCTCCAGCGGATTGTCAAGACCAAGAAGACGGAGCTGCTCTTCCTGGCGCTCTTCCTCCGGCTGCTCAAGCCCGGCGGCCGGGCGGCGGTCATCGTGCCGGATGGCGTGCTCTTCGGATCGAGCAAGGCGCACAAGGAGTTGCGTCGGATGCTGGTCGAGGACCAGAAGCTCGATGGTGTGGTGAAGCTGCCGGCTGGAACCTTCAGGCCCTACTCGGGCGTCTCCACGGCGATCCTACTTTTTACCAAGACCAACAGCGGTGGGACTGACAACGTCTGGTTCTACGAGGTGACCGCCGACGGCTGGAGCCTCGACGACAAGCGGACCCCGCTGCTGCCGGCGGGGAAGCTCGGGCCTACGCCGGACGTGGCGTTGACCGAGGACGAGCACACCAGGAACAACCTTCCGGACGCGCTGGGGCGGTGGTTCCGGCGTGACGGCGACGAGTTGCAGCGGGCGCGGACCGAGCAGAGCTTCTGCGTACCCAAGGCCGACATCGTCGAGCAGGGCTACGACCTCAGCCTCAACCGCTACAAGGAGGTCGTTCACGAGGAGATCGAGCACCGCTCGCCGCTCGACATCCTGGCCGACCTGGAGCGGTTGGAATCCGAGATCCGGCAGGGCATGGCCGACCTGAAGGCGATGCTCGGATGA
- a CDS encoding restriction endonuclease subunit S: protein MTNWPAVPLLAAVSDKTSGNPKTPQSEYLRTGRYPVVDQGKNLIAGFTNDPGLLHGESGPVIVFGDHTRCFKYVDFPFCMGADGVKVLKPQAGWDPKFLYYYLASLPIPSAGYSRHFKFLKEQVVAQPPLEEQRRIAEVLDRADELRAKRHQALANLDDLPQSIFLEMFDEPATNRRGMELRTLGELAKLKSGSFLPASRMVKNGQHAVLGGNGISGYHDEYMFEEAKLVVGRVGAYCGCIHMSPPQSWVTDNALYVSELDPSVTITYLAHALKRASLNQYASQSGQPLISGSRVYPTPVLVPPIPLQRQFADRVNAVEMLKAKNQTSLAELDSLFASLQDRAFRGLL, encoded by the coding sequence ATGACGAATTGGCCAGCAGTACCGCTTTTGGCTGCAGTTTCAGACAAGACATCGGGCAATCCGAAGACGCCTCAATCGGAATATCTGAGGACCGGCCGGTACCCTGTGGTCGACCAAGGCAAGAATCTGATTGCCGGCTTCACCAACGATCCGGGGTTGCTGCACGGCGAGAGCGGGCCCGTTATCGTCTTTGGGGACCACACCCGCTGCTTCAAATACGTCGACTTTCCGTTCTGCATGGGTGCCGATGGCGTGAAGGTGCTCAAGCCGCAGGCTGGCTGGGATCCCAAATTCCTATACTATTACTTGGCCTCCTTGCCTATCCCGAGTGCTGGCTACTCGCGGCACTTCAAGTTCTTGAAGGAGCAGGTGGTTGCCCAGCCTCCGCTCGAGGAGCAGCGGAGGATTGCGGAGGTGCTGGATCGGGCGGACGAGCTGCGCGCCAAGCGCCACCAGGCCCTCGCCAACCTCGACGACCTCCCCCAGTCCATCTTCCTCGAAATGTTCGACGAGCCTGCAACGAACAGGCGAGGGATGGAGTTGCGCACCCTCGGCGAGCTAGCCAAGCTGAAAAGTGGATCCTTCCTGCCTGCGAGCCGAATGGTCAAAAATGGACAACACGCGGTGCTGGGCGGGAACGGGATCAGTGGCTATCACGACGAGTACATGTTCGAGGAAGCGAAGCTGGTTGTCGGACGCGTGGGCGCGTACTGCGGCTGCATCCATATGTCGCCGCCCCAATCATGGGTGACAGACAATGCGCTCTACGTCAGCGAGTTGGACCCGTCCGTCACGATTACGTATCTCGCCCATGCACTTAAGCGTGCGAGTTTGAATCAGTATGCAAGCCAGAGCGGCCAGCCGCTCATCTCGGGATCGCGGGTCTACCCGACGCCTGTGCTTGTGCCGCCTATCCCACTGCAGCGGCAATTCGCTGACCGCGTCAATGCAGTCGAGATGCTGAAGGCGAAGAATCAGACAAGCTTGGCGGAGTTGGACTCCCTGTTTGCGTCGTTGCAGGATCGGGCCTTCCGGGGGTTGCTCTGA
- a CDS encoding DEAD/DEAH box helicase family protein, with protein MSNFAFLRAEWPVLFGEALRAERLAVADPRASCFYARRSLELALTWLFEADSTLNKPYKDDLSAMIHEPSLRNLVGNSLQAKMNIIRKQGNTAVHKSTPVTPKEAVPVVRELFHVMYWIARHYTRDQAKVPASALAFNPDLIPRPVPSQVRQQTQAELKALADKLAAQDAALAAEREKSATLDAELAKLRAEIAAAKAANEARPDDHDYDEAQTRDLFIDLMLREAGWRLDRPEDREFEVTGMPNGTGTGYVDYVLWGDDGKPLAVVEAKRTRRDATVGQQQAKLYADCLEQRYGQRPVIFYTNGYETWLWDDTAYPPRPVQGFYTKDELHLLIQRRDTRKPLADVPINLEIVERYYQHRAIRAIGEAFETQRQRQALVVMATGAGKTRTVIALVDLLMRANWVKRVLFLADRNALVNQAVNAFKAHLPDAATVNLVTEKNTEGRVYVSTYPTMMGLINETASGERRFGPGYFDLVIIDEAHRSVYQKYRAIFSWFDSLLVGLTATPRNEIDRNTYSLFNLEDGVPTDHYDLDDAVNEGFLVPPRAVSVPLKFQRDGIRYDDLTEEEKDDWDAIDWGEDGPPDSVDPDAVNKWLFNADTVDKVLETLMTHGHHVAGGDRIGKTIIFAKNNAHADFIQKRFDLAYPMHRGHLARVITHKTEYAQSLIDAFSEKEKDPHIAVSVDMLDTGIDVPEVVNLVFFKIVRSKSKFWQMIGRGTRLCKDLYGPDQHKQDFFIFDFCQNFEFFNHNPKAAEGTLGESLTERLFKAQLELIYRLDQRIPCDAGAETEADGTQSEAALRWDLARNLHRRVENIHLDNFVVRPKRRLVQYYVDFEHWHRLTPEAVDEIGSNLAGLPTAVKDEDEAAKRFDLLVLRLQLGQLDVEPAYDRLRRQVQDIASTLLEQTSIPAVREQQQLLDEVAGDEWWQDITLPMLELMRRRLRGLVKLIERSKRAIVYTDFTDELGEISVVTLNDIKIGTEFERFRAKARVYLRAHEDHLALQKLRRNKQLSPTDLDELERMLAASGGGTEDIDEARRSAHGLGLFIRSLVGLDREAATEAFGEFLAGRTLTANQINFVNLIITHLTQNGVMEPARLYESPFSDIAPHGPDSIFPSADVDHLITILNSVRDTAAPAAEVA; from the coding sequence ATGAGCAACTTCGCGTTCCTGCGGGCTGAGTGGCCCGTGCTGTTTGGCGAGGCCCTGCGGGCGGAGCGGCTGGCCGTCGCTGATCCGCGGGCCTCGTGCTTCTACGCCCGGCGGTCGCTCGAACTCGCGCTTACCTGGCTCTTCGAGGCTGACAGCACGCTGAACAAGCCGTACAAGGACGACCTGTCGGCGATGATCCACGAGCCGTCGCTGCGCAACCTGGTGGGCAACAGCCTGCAGGCGAAGATGAACATCATCCGCAAGCAGGGCAACACGGCCGTCCACAAGAGCACGCCGGTGACGCCGAAGGAGGCGGTGCCGGTCGTCCGCGAGCTGTTCCACGTCATGTACTGGATCGCCCGGCACTACACCCGCGACCAGGCCAAGGTGCCGGCCAGCGCGCTCGCCTTCAACCCGGACCTCATCCCCCGGCCGGTTCCCTCGCAGGTCCGGCAGCAGACCCAGGCTGAGCTCAAGGCGCTGGCTGACAAGCTCGCCGCCCAGGATGCGGCGCTGGCGGCCGAGCGGGAGAAGTCCGCGACCCTCGACGCTGAGTTGGCGAAGCTGCGGGCCGAGATCGCCGCCGCGAAGGCCGCCAACGAGGCCCGCCCCGACGACCACGACTACGACGAGGCGCAGACCCGCGACCTCTTCATCGACCTCATGCTGCGGGAGGCCGGCTGGCGCCTCGACCGCCCGGAGGACCGCGAGTTCGAGGTCACCGGCATGCCCAATGGCACGGGCACCGGGTACGTCGACTACGTCCTGTGGGGTGACGACGGCAAGCCGCTCGCGGTGGTCGAGGCCAAGCGCACCCGCCGGGACGCCACCGTCGGTCAGCAGCAGGCCAAGCTGTACGCCGACTGCCTGGAGCAGCGGTACGGCCAGCGGCCGGTCATCTTCTACACCAACGGCTACGAGACCTGGCTCTGGGACGACACCGCCTACCCTCCCCGCCCGGTGCAGGGCTTCTACACCAAGGATGAGCTCCACCTGCTGATCCAGCGCCGCGACACCCGCAAGCCGCTCGCGGACGTGCCCATCAACCTGGAGATCGTCGAGCGGTACTACCAGCACCGGGCGATCCGGGCCATCGGCGAGGCGTTCGAGACGCAGCGGCAGCGCCAGGCGCTTGTCGTGATGGCCACCGGCGCCGGCAAGACCCGCACCGTGATTGCCCTGGTCGATCTGCTGATGCGCGCGAACTGGGTCAAGCGGGTGCTCTTCCTCGCCGACCGCAACGCGCTGGTTAACCAGGCGGTCAACGCGTTCAAGGCGCACCTGCCGGACGCGGCGACGGTCAACCTGGTCACCGAGAAGAACACCGAGGGTCGGGTGTACGTCTCGACGTACCCGACCATGATGGGCCTGATCAACGAGACCGCGAGCGGTGAGCGTCGCTTCGGCCCCGGCTACTTCGACCTGGTCATCATCGACGAGGCGCACCGGTCGGTCTACCAGAAGTACCGGGCGATCTTCTCCTGGTTCGACAGCCTCCTCGTCGGGCTCACCGCGACCCCGCGCAACGAGATCGACCGCAACACCTACAGCCTGTTCAACCTGGAAGACGGCGTTCCCACCGACCACTACGACCTCGACGACGCGGTCAACGAGGGCTTCCTTGTGCCGCCGCGGGCGGTCTCCGTACCGTTGAAGTTCCAGCGCGACGGCATCCGGTACGACGACCTCACCGAGGAGGAGAAGGACGACTGGGACGCCATCGACTGGGGTGAGGACGGACCGCCGGACAGCGTCGACCCGGACGCGGTCAACAAGTGGCTGTTTAACGCCGACACCGTGGACAAGGTGCTGGAGACGTTGATGACCCACGGCCATCACGTCGCGGGCGGCGACCGGATCGGCAAGACCATCATCTTTGCCAAGAACAACGCCCACGCGGACTTCATCCAGAAGCGGTTCGACCTCGCGTACCCGATGCACCGAGGCCACCTGGCCCGGGTCATCACCCACAAGACCGAGTACGCCCAGAGCCTCATCGACGCCTTCTCGGAGAAGGAGAAGGACCCGCACATCGCGGTCTCGGTGGACATGCTCGACACCGGCATCGACGTGCCCGAGGTCGTCAACCTGGTCTTCTTCAAGATCGTGCGGTCGAAGTCGAAGTTCTGGCAGATGATCGGCCGCGGCACCCGTCTCTGCAAGGACCTCTACGGTCCCGACCAGCACAAGCAGGACTTCTTCATCTTCGACTTCTGCCAGAACTTCGAGTTCTTCAACCACAACCCGAAGGCGGCCGAGGGCACGCTGGGCGAGTCGCTGACCGAGCGGCTGTTCAAGGCCCAGCTCGAACTGATCTACCGCCTCGACCAGCGAATCCCCTGCGACGCCGGCGCCGAGACGGAGGCCGACGGGACGCAGAGCGAGGCGGCGCTGCGCTGGGACCTCGCCCGCAACCTGCACCGCCGGGTGGAGAACATCCACCTCGACAACTTCGTCGTACGCCCCAAGCGGCGCCTGGTGCAGTACTACGTCGACTTCGAGCACTGGCACCGGCTCACCCCCGAGGCGGTGGACGAGATCGGCAGCAACCTCGCCGGCCTGCCCACCGCCGTGAAGGACGAGGACGAGGCCGCCAAGCGGTTCGACCTGCTGGTGCTGCGCCTCCAGCTCGGCCAGCTCGACGTGGAACCCGCCTACGACCGGCTGCGCCGGCAGGTGCAGGACATCGCCTCGACGCTGCTGGAGCAGACCAGCATCCCGGCGGTCCGCGAGCAGCAGCAACTCCTCGACGAGGTGGCCGGCGACGAGTGGTGGCAGGACATCACCCTGCCGATGCTGGAGCTGATGCGCCGCCGTCTCCGTGGGCTGGTCAAGCTGATCGAGAGGTCCAAGCGGGCCATCGTCTACACCGACTTCACCGACGAGCTGGGCGAGATCTCCGTCGTCACGTTGAATGACATCAAGATCGGCACGGAGTTCGAGCGGTTCCGCGCGAAGGCCCGGGTGTACCTGCGCGCTCACGAGGATCACCTGGCGTTGCAGAAGCTGCGCCGCAACAAGCAGCTTTCCCCGACCGACCTCGATGAGCTGGAGCGGATGCTGGCGGCCAGCGGCGGCGGCACGGAGGACATCGATGAGGCCCGCCGCTCGGCCCACGGGCTCGGCCTGTTCATCCGCTCGCTGGTCGGACTCGACAGGGAAGCGGCCACCGAGGCGTTCGGCGAGTTCCTGGCCGGCCGGACCCTGACCGCGAACCAGATCAACTTCGTCAACCTGATCATCACCCACCTCACGCAGAACGGCGTGATGGAGCCCGCGCGGCTCTACGAATCCCCGTTCAGCGACATCGCCCCGCACGGGCCGGACTCGATCTTCCCGTCCGCCGACGTCGACCACCTGATCACGATCCTCAACTCCGTCCGAGACACCGCCGCCCCTGCCGCCGAGGTGGCTTAG
- a CDS encoding DUF6331 family protein, whose amino-acid sequence MAYVSVDVPSPLSQCIIFCEIECVRDCCGIDAVSTDPAVVEAWCREVGSDTVVEARLQLAELIEMVEDRSHRVESAFLNHRTPDHAARRQLLDFLSALQAGLAAGDAHSGTGCPRRSCRDRAT is encoded by the coding sequence ATGGCGTACGTGTCGGTCGACGTACCGTCGCCCCTGAGCCAGTGCATCATCTTCTGTGAGATCGAGTGTGTCCGCGACTGCTGCGGGATCGACGCCGTCTCCACCGATCCTGCCGTTGTCGAGGCGTGGTGCCGCGAGGTGGGGTCGGACACGGTGGTCGAGGCTCGGCTTCAACTCGCCGAGCTGATCGAGATGGTCGAGGACCGCTCGCACCGCGTCGAGTCGGCTTTCCTCAACCACCGCACGCCCGACCACGCTGCACGGCGTCAGCTGCTGGACTTCCTGTCCGCCTTGCAGGCGGGACTGGCGGCCGGTGATGCGCACTCGGGCACCGGGTGTCCGCGGCGATCCTGTCGCGACCGGGCAACCTGA
- a CDS encoding DUF6086 family protein — translation MSQYFQAGDLVLWNPSNRVAELFVRTSNAVADLVDRPTGIGPMQADEYDIDLDVFADFVDALVAQYLSSSHTILRSLLEGFTATALVLVDRAGRSVRSLQATATLDPRDVSVGAGGIRPLGDPARLHELASTHAAAMPV, via the coding sequence ATGAGTCAGTACTTTCAGGCGGGCGACCTCGTCCTGTGGAACCCTTCAAACCGGGTGGCCGAGTTGTTCGTCCGGACCAGCAACGCGGTCGCCGACCTGGTTGACAGACCGACCGGGATCGGGCCCATGCAGGCCGACGAGTACGACATCGACCTCGACGTGTTCGCCGATTTCGTGGATGCGCTGGTGGCGCAGTACCTGTCCTCGAGCCACACGATCCTCAGGTCCTTGCTGGAAGGCTTCACCGCCACCGCGCTCGTTCTCGTTGACCGCGCCGGCCGAAGCGTCCGCTCGCTCCAGGCCACTGCCACGCTGGACCCGAGGGACGTTTCCGTCGGCGCAGGAGGAATCCGCCCGCTGGGCGACCCCGCCCGTCTCCACGAGCTCGCCAGCACGCACGCCGCAGCCATGCCAGTTTGA
- a CDS encoding ABC transporter permease subunit: MIWMSWRQFRTQALVGVVALAPLAAYLLFTGLDIRQAYDRYQDRCAVADRCLDAMSQFQDDYRTRLLFLALLLAIIPAVLGVFWGAPLIARELESGTQRLVWNQSVTRRRWLAVKLLFVGLASMAVAALASLLLTWAASPYDKVSGERFAALAFGARNLTPIAYAALAFVLGTVIGLLMRKTVPAMALTILAFTLLQFLIPNMVRPHLMEPVTVTKAMTADALRELRGVGTDATVKGLSIPNAWVTGTSKLLTAGGQPVDARTIDTCLTRPQSGGAADTAACLGERNLHVTVDYQPNSRYWSFQWIESALYLALAGLLAGFGLWRIQRHVS, from the coding sequence ATGATCTGGATGAGTTGGCGGCAGTTCCGCACCCAGGCCCTCGTCGGCGTCGTCGCGCTGGCGCCGCTGGCGGCCTACCTCCTGTTCACCGGTCTGGACATCCGGCAGGCGTACGACCGCTACCAGGACCGGTGCGCGGTCGCCGACCGGTGCCTGGACGCGATGAGCCAGTTCCAGGACGACTACCGCACCCGGCTGCTCTTCCTCGCCCTGCTGCTGGCGATCATCCCGGCGGTGCTGGGCGTGTTCTGGGGTGCGCCGCTGATCGCCCGGGAGTTGGAGTCGGGCACGCAGCGGCTGGTCTGGAACCAGAGCGTCACCCGGCGCCGCTGGCTGGCGGTCAAGCTGCTCTTCGTCGGCCTGGCCAGCATGGCGGTCGCGGCCCTGGCCAGCCTGCTGCTGACCTGGGCGGCGAGCCCCTACGACAAGGTGTCCGGGGAGCGGTTCGCGGCGCTGGCGTTCGGCGCCCGCAACCTGACGCCGATCGCGTACGCGGCGCTGGCCTTCGTGCTGGGCACGGTCATCGGGCTGCTGATGCGCAAGACGGTGCCGGCCATGGCGTTGACGATCCTGGCCTTCACACTGCTCCAGTTCCTGATACCGAACATGGTCCGGCCGCACCTCATGGAGCCGGTCACCGTGACGAAGGCGATGACCGCCGACGCGCTCCGCGAGCTGCGTGGGGTGGGCACCGACGCCACGGTGAAGGGCCTGAGCATCCCGAACGCCTGGGTGACCGGCACCAGCAAGCTGCTCACCGCCGGCGGGCAGCCGGTCGACGCCCGGACCATCGACACCTGTCTGACCAGGCCGCAGTCGGGGGGCGCCGCGGACACCGCGGCCTGCCTCGGCGAGCGGAACCTGCATGTCACGGTCGACTACCAGCCCAACAGCCGCTACTGGTCGTTCCAGTGGATCGAGTCGGCGCTCTACCTGGCGCTCGCGGGGCTGCTGGCCGGCTTCGGCCTGTGGCGGATCCAGCGCCACGTGAGCTGA
- a CDS encoding ABC transporter ATP-binding protein: MPQENSYPALQAEGLTKQYGKRLALADCNLNVPRGRVVGLVGPNGAGKSTLLNLACGLITPTAGSLRVLGSPPAANAAHLAKVGFVAQDTPVYGTFTVADHLRMGAKLNPSWDQSLADRRIAQVGLNLKQKAGRLSGGQRAQLALTIAAAKRPELLIFDEPAAALDPLARDGFMQNLMEFVAELGASAILSSHLLSDVERVCDYLIVLCASRVQVAGEVKDLLAQHYRLVAPRGELDRLPAEVEVIRMQHTDQYSRAVVRVAGALPRTPWSVEPVSLEEMVLSYMTRAAGVSAGLADAMAGEAVR, from the coding sequence ATGCCACAGGAGAATTCCTATCCCGCACTCCAGGCCGAGGGTCTGACGAAGCAATACGGCAAGCGGCTCGCGCTGGCCGACTGCAACCTCAACGTCCCCCGCGGACGGGTGGTCGGCCTGGTCGGGCCGAACGGCGCCGGCAAGTCCACACTGCTGAACCTCGCCTGCGGGCTGATCACGCCGACGGCGGGAAGCCTGCGGGTGCTCGGTTCGCCTCCGGCGGCGAACGCGGCGCACCTGGCCAAGGTCGGGTTCGTCGCGCAGGACACCCCGGTCTACGGCACGTTCACCGTGGCTGACCACCTGCGGATGGGCGCGAAGCTGAACCCGTCCTGGGACCAGTCCCTGGCCGACCGGCGGATCGCGCAGGTCGGGCTCAACCTCAAGCAGAAGGCGGGCCGGCTCTCCGGCGGCCAGCGTGCCCAGCTGGCGCTGACCATCGCCGCCGCGAAGCGCCCGGAGCTGCTGATCTTCGACGAGCCGGCCGCCGCGCTGGACCCGCTGGCCCGGGACGGGTTCATGCAGAACCTTATGGAGTTCGTCGCCGAACTGGGTGCCAGCGCGATCCTCTCCTCGCACCTGCTCAGCGACGTGGAGCGGGTGTGCGACTACCTCATCGTGCTCTGCGCCTCCCGGGTGCAGGTCGCCGGCGAGGTGAAGGACCTGCTGGCCCAGCACTATCGGCTGGTCGCCCCGCGCGGCGAGCTGGACCGGCTGCCGGCGGAGGTCGAGGTCATCCGCATGCAGCACACCGACCAGTACAGCCGCGCGGTCGTGCGGGTGGCCGGCGCGCTGCCGCGTACGCCGTGGAGCGTCGAGCCGGTCTCGCTGGAGGAGATGGTCCTCAGCTACATGACCCGGGCGGCGGGCGTCTCCGCCGGCCTGGCGGACGCCATGGCGGGGGAGGCCGTACGGTGA
- a CDS encoding ABC transporter permease subunit, whose amino-acid sequence MIWTTWRQFRGQALVGVIGLALIAAYFLYLGFDIRDSYDNYRAQCASLADCGPQLSQFSADYENTLLYLAALLGLIPGLLGMFWGAPLVARELEAGTQRLVWSQSVTRRHWLAVKLALVGLASIVVAGAASLLLTWAASPVDQVADNRFSTILFGARNIAPIAYAAFAFVLGTIIGLMVRRTVPAMALTILAFVVFQFLVPNVIRPHFLPAEHLTKPMTVQAINQARSLGSITGAPVVKGLTVPDAWVTDVSELLTKTGEPLDEGIFNECFTNAPETGTAEGPYGDTAVCLAKHDVHVEIAYQPTSRYWSFQWLESAFYLVLAGLLAGFGFWRLQRRPS is encoded by the coding sequence GTGATCTGGACGACCTGGCGGCAGTTCCGCGGGCAGGCCCTGGTCGGCGTCATCGGCCTGGCCCTGATCGCCGCGTACTTCCTCTACCTCGGGTTCGACATCCGGGACTCCTACGACAACTACCGGGCGCAGTGCGCCAGCCTGGCCGACTGCGGCCCGCAGCTGAGCCAGTTCAGCGCCGACTACGAGAACACCCTGCTCTACCTGGCCGCGTTGCTCGGGCTCATCCCGGGCCTGCTCGGCATGTTCTGGGGCGCGCCCCTGGTGGCGCGGGAGCTGGAGGCCGGCACCCAGCGGCTGGTCTGGAGCCAGAGCGTGACCCGCCGGCACTGGCTGGCGGTCAAGCTGGCTCTGGTGGGGCTGGCCAGCATAGTGGTGGCGGGCGCGGCCAGCCTGCTGCTGACCTGGGCGGCCAGCCCCGTGGACCAGGTGGCCGACAACCGGTTCAGCACGATCCTGTTCGGCGCCCGGAACATCGCGCCGATCGCGTACGCGGCGTTCGCCTTCGTGCTCGGGACGATCATCGGGCTCATGGTGCGTCGGACCGTGCCGGCCATGGCGCTGACCATCCTGGCCTTCGTGGTCTTCCAGTTCCTGGTGCCCAACGTGATCCGGCCGCACTTCCTGCCGGCGGAGCACCTCACCAAGCCGATGACCGTGCAGGCCATCAACCAGGCCCGCAGCCTGGGCAGCATCACCGGAGCCCCGGTGGTCAAGGGCCTGACCGTGCCGGACGCCTGGGTCACCGACGTCAGCGAGCTGCTCACGAAGACGGGTGAGCCGCTGGACGAGGGGATCTTCAACGAGTGCTTCACCAACGCCCCGGAGACCGGCACGGCCGAGGGCCCGTACGGGGACACCGCCGTCTGTCTGGCGAAGCACGACGTGCACGTGGAGATCGCGTACCAGCCGACCAGCCGGTACTGGTCGTTCCAGTGGCTGGAGTCGGCGTTCTACCTGGTGCTGGCCGGGCTGCTGGCCGGCTTCGGGTTCTGGCGGCTCCAGCGCCGCCCGAGCTGA
- a CDS encoding methyltransferase codes for MENPPQQFAPPVSVTVLEKLLGRLTSVCIQVATAGLDLPDRLRNGPKSIDELAAEVGGDRDVLLLFMRALTSESIFQEVEPGVFAHTEESRCLISDAPNSLHGIAEMLGAEWAWKVWEPAEVLHTIRTGQPAFEHVFGRDIWDYMTANRDQYAVFSRAQTIFSGPKDDAIVDAYDFEGVKTIVDLGGGEGTFLEKILLKHPGIEGVLFDLPPVVERARARVAGSAVADRYTCVGGSFFDRVPPGADAYVLKQVLHDWSDDESVEILRKVREVLPPSGRILVAAHLVPAPPRRPLKYLMAGMWVRLNTPGGYERTEQEFRDVFDRAGLELVRILPTASTHSILETRRAED; via the coding sequence ATGGAAAACCCACCGCAGCAGTTCGCGCCTCCCGTGTCGGTGACCGTGCTGGAGAAGCTGCTCGGCCGGCTGACCTCGGTGTGCATCCAGGTCGCCACGGCCGGCCTCGATCTGCCCGACCGGCTCCGGAACGGTCCGAAGTCGATCGACGAGCTGGCCGCCGAGGTGGGCGGGGACCGGGACGTGCTGCTGCTCTTCATGCGGGCGCTGACCAGCGAGTCGATCTTCCAGGAGGTCGAGCCGGGGGTGTTCGCGCACACCGAGGAGTCCCGCTGCCTGATCAGCGACGCGCCGAACTCGCTGCACGGCATCGCCGAGATGCTCGGGGCCGAGTGGGCCTGGAAGGTGTGGGAGCCGGCCGAGGTGCTGCACACCATCCGCACCGGCCAGCCCGCCTTCGAGCACGTCTTCGGCCGGGACATCTGGGACTACATGACGGCCAACCGCGACCAGTACGCCGTGTTCAGCCGCGCCCAGACCATCTTCTCCGGGCCGAAGGACGACGCGATCGTCGACGCGTACGACTTCGAGGGCGTCAAGACCATCGTCGACCTCGGCGGCGGTGAGGGCACCTTCCTGGAGAAAATCCTGCTCAAGCACCCGGGGATCGAGGGCGTCCTGTTCGACCTGCCGCCCGTGGTGGAGCGGGCCCGGGCGCGGGTGGCCGGCAGCGCCGTCGCCGACCGCTACACCTGTGTGGGCGGCAGCTTCTTCGACCGGGTGCCGCCGGGCGCCGACGCGTACGTGCTCAAGCAGGTGCTGCACGACTGGAGCGACGACGAGTCGGTGGAGATCCTGCGCAAGGTCCGCGAGGTGCTGCCGCCGTCGGGCCGGATCCTGGTGGCCGCGCACCTGGTGCCCGCGCCGCCGCGCCGCCCGCTGAAGTACCTGATGGCCGGCATGTGGGTGCGGCTCAACACGCCGGGCGGCTACGAGCGGACCGAGCAGGAGTTCCGCGACGTGTTCGACCGGGCCGGCCTGGAGCTGGTCCGGATCCTGCCCACCGCCTCCACGCACAGCATTCTGGAGACCCGCCGCGCCGAGGACTGA